From Streptomyces sp. NBC_00370, a single genomic window includes:
- a CDS encoding ABC transporter substrate-binding protein, whose product MSGTASRGVRPRPPRTATLALTSAAAALSLLLTACSSGSTTAAGSDGGELTLTEMDYYNTGTTMTALPQLLNSCGKQAGVTVKRQIVPDLRTKLIQLASSHAVPDLVLLDNPDLQQLAATGALADLGAAGLSTDGLYPNVVEAGRYQGKQYGVAPGVNALALYYNKKLLTQAGVEPPTTWDELKTAAKKLTDGDKRRGLGFAVPATEEGSFQFESFFLSAGADLTKLDSDQAVSALELLDGLVTSGSAPKDVLTWTQANVEEQFANGSLAMMVNGPWQLPQLKKAGMTEYGIVPMPTPTAGGTPSGALGGEVWAAGNNGAKSRKAAEVIKCMTSAKNSLTWSELTTYVPSSRQAAAKLAAGDPDMQPFVDGIAGAQGRTAKLGAKYPAYSQALWTAVQSALSGQKSPRAALGDAQRQATR is encoded by the coding sequence ATGAGCGGTACCGCGTCAAGAGGCGTACGCCCACGCCCACCTCGTACGGCGACGCTCGCACTGACCTCGGCCGCAGCGGCCCTGTCGTTGCTGCTGACGGCGTGCAGTTCGGGCTCGACCACAGCCGCCGGTTCGGACGGCGGCGAACTGACGCTCACCGAGATGGACTACTACAACACCGGCACGACGATGACCGCCCTGCCCCAGCTGCTCAACAGCTGCGGCAAGCAGGCGGGTGTCACCGTCAAGCGCCAGATCGTGCCCGACCTGCGGACCAAGCTCATCCAGCTCGCCAGCAGCCACGCCGTCCCCGACCTGGTCCTGCTGGACAACCCCGATCTTCAGCAACTGGCCGCCACCGGCGCGCTCGCCGACCTCGGTGCTGCCGGACTGAGCACGGACGGGCTCTACCCGAACGTGGTCGAGGCGGGCAGGTACCAGGGCAAGCAGTACGGCGTGGCGCCGGGCGTCAACGCCCTCGCGCTCTACTACAACAAGAAGCTCCTCACCCAGGCCGGCGTCGAACCGCCCACCACATGGGACGAGTTGAAGACGGCAGCGAAGAAGCTGACCGACGGCGACAAGCGCCGAGGCCTCGGCTTCGCCGTACCCGCCACCGAGGAGGGCAGTTTCCAGTTCGAGTCGTTCTTCCTCAGCGCGGGGGCCGATCTGACGAAGCTCGACTCCGACCAGGCAGTCTCCGCCCTGGAGCTCCTCGACGGGCTGGTGACGTCCGGATCCGCGCCCAAGGACGTGCTGACCTGGACCCAGGCCAACGTCGAGGAGCAGTTCGCCAACGGCTCCCTCGCGATGATGGTGAACGGACCGTGGCAGCTGCCCCAGTTGAAGAAGGCCGGGATGACGGAGTACGGCATCGTCCCCATGCCCACCCCCACGGCCGGCGGCACCCCGTCCGGCGCCCTCGGCGGCGAAGTGTGGGCGGCCGGAAACAACGGCGCCAAGTCCCGTAAGGCCGCCGAGGTCATCAAGTGCATGACCTCCGCCAAGAACAGCCTCACCTGGTCCGAACTCACCACCTACGTCCCGTCCAGTCGGCAGGCCGCCGCCAAACTCGCCGCCGGCGACCCCGACATGCAGCCGTTCGTGGACGGGATCGCCGGGGCCCAGGGGCGTACGGCGAAGCTCGGCGCGAAGTACCCCGCGTACTCCCAGGCGCTGTGGACCGCTGTGCAGTCCGCCCTCTCCGGTCAGAAGTCGCCGCGCGCCGCCCTCGGCGACGCCCAGCGCCAAGCCACCCGATGA
- a CDS encoding SDR family oxidoreductase, whose translation MTTTLQGKTVLVIGRGSGIARAIALAAREAGAEVVVAGRDQKKLSAAYGESGISAETVDVTDERSIAALAERLGEVDHIVSTASARARGLVGDLTPETIRLSFDTKVIGPIILAKHFKSRIREGGSLVLLSGSTAVRPVPGMLAVAATNGAADVAAKALAIELAPVRVNAVSPGTVDTGAYDALGDEKKAALFAERSARNPARRIGSAEDVAAAALFAMTNTFVTGATIPVDGGEPLV comes from the coding sequence ATGACAACGACACTGCAGGGCAAGACGGTGCTCGTGATCGGCCGGGGCAGCGGAATCGCCCGCGCCATCGCCTTGGCGGCGCGCGAGGCGGGCGCCGAGGTCGTCGTGGCGGGACGGGACCAGAAGAAGCTCTCGGCCGCCTACGGCGAATCCGGGATCAGTGCGGAGACGGTGGACGTCACCGACGAGCGGTCGATCGCGGCGCTTGCCGAACGGCTCGGCGAGGTCGACCACATCGTGTCGACGGCATCGGCCCGTGCGCGCGGTCTCGTCGGCGACCTCACCCCCGAGACCATCAGGCTGTCCTTCGACACCAAGGTGATCGGGCCGATCATCCTCGCCAAGCACTTCAAGAGCCGTATCCGCGAAGGCGGATCGCTGGTGCTGCTCTCCGGATCGACGGCGGTCAGGCCCGTTCCCGGCATGCTGGCCGTCGCCGCGACCAACGGCGCGGCGGATGTGGCGGCGAAGGCGCTGGCGATCGAACTGGCGCCGGTCCGGGTCAACGCCGTCTCGCCGGGGACCGTCGACACCGGTGCCTACGACGCGTTGGGCGACGAGAAGAAGGCCGCGCTGTTCGCCGAACGTTCGGCGCGCAACCCGGCCCGGCGCATCGGCAGTGCCGAGGACGTCGCCGCCGCCGCGCTGTTCGCCATGACCAACACCTTCGTGACCGGCGCGACGATCCCTGTCGACGGCGGCGAACCGCTGGTCTGA
- a CDS encoding carbohydrate ABC transporter permease encodes MTLTLPDGAVHGRAGAPAGGGPGDGRRPRLRRRTLLRLGFLAPVVVYTAVFFLYPLIRNIQLSFQDFGIQSVYSGQAPYNGLGNYRKLFDDPVFLKSVTNTLVFVALSLLCQFLIGLGLAEFFRHTFPLSGLLRSLLLVPWLLPLVVAGTVFRWMLDTSNGVVNQVLLATHLVSDPVPWLNSPHTAMAGVLICNIWIGVPFNMVILYGGLQAIPAGLYEAAALDGAGRRQQFRHVTLPLLKPVIGVVLTLGLIYTLKVFDVIWVMTKGGPANATHTVTTYGYQLSFGGLSEFGVGAAAGDLLIVVAGLFAVFYLRSLRAETGGR; translated from the coding sequence GTGACACTCACGCTCCCCGACGGCGCCGTACACGGCCGTGCCGGTGCGCCCGCCGGCGGCGGGCCCGGGGACGGCCGCCGTCCCCGGCTCCGGCGCCGCACCCTGCTGCGCCTCGGATTCCTCGCCCCCGTCGTCGTCTACACGGCGGTGTTCTTCCTCTACCCGCTGATCCGCAACATCCAGCTGTCCTTCCAGGACTTCGGCATCCAGTCGGTCTACAGCGGCCAGGCCCCCTACAACGGCCTGGGCAACTACCGGAAACTCTTCGACGACCCGGTCTTCCTCAAGTCCGTCACCAACACGCTGGTGTTCGTCGCGCTCTCGCTGCTGTGCCAGTTCCTGATCGGCCTCGGTCTCGCCGAGTTCTTCCGGCACACCTTCCCGCTGAGCGGTCTGCTGCGGTCACTGCTGCTGGTGCCGTGGCTGCTGCCGCTGGTCGTCGCGGGCACGGTGTTCCGCTGGATGCTGGACACCAGCAACGGCGTCGTCAATCAAGTGCTGCTCGCCACCCACCTGGTGAGCGATCCGGTGCCCTGGCTCAACAGTCCGCACACCGCCATGGCCGGCGTCCTGATCTGCAACATCTGGATCGGGGTCCCGTTCAACATGGTCATCCTCTACGGCGGGCTCCAGGCCATTCCCGCAGGGCTGTACGAGGCGGCGGCCCTCGACGGCGCCGGCCGCCGGCAGCAGTTCCGCCATGTCACGCTGCCGCTGCTGAAGCCCGTCATCGGTGTCGTCCTCACCCTGGGGCTGATCTACACCCTCAAGGTATTCGACGTCATCTGGGTGATGACGAAGGGCGGACCTGCCAACGCCACCCACACCGTGACCACGTACGGCTACCAACTGTCCTTCGGCGGGCTCTCCGAATTCGGTGTCGGCGCCGCGGCGGGGGATCTGCTGATCGTGGTGGCGGGACTCTTCGCCGTGTTCTACCTGCGCTCCCTGCGCGCGGAGACAGGAGGCCGCTGA
- a CDS encoding DUF427 domain-containing protein yields the protein MGLAWQQGPLATGAVGRFLTPEPLPERLLFAEPLRRRMRVRFGGEWVADSEDVVLLHEPGRYPVAYFPLGDVVSGVLESAGRTTRHGELGTTEWYTVHGGAKGAERAAWQHTGLPPYARELADRVAFAWRAMDAFYEEDERILGHAADAYHRIDIRDTSRELVVRDGERVVAHTQHPFVLYESGFAPRWYVPRADIDETALTPVEGQTFCPYKGLADYYSIGGAKGAAWCYRDAYAQVRRISDLVSFEPDEIAVFLDGERQTPAPGQTVFAHGADRGLNADEGRTR from the coding sequence ATGGGTCTGGCATGGCAACAAGGCCCCCTCGCGACAGGGGCGGTCGGGCGGTTCCTGACCCCCGAACCGCTGCCCGAGCGCCTGCTCTTCGCCGAACCGCTCCGCCGCAGGATGCGGGTGCGGTTCGGCGGTGAGTGGGTCGCGGACAGCGAGGACGTGGTCCTTCTGCACGAACCCGGCAGGTATCCGGTGGCGTACTTCCCGCTCGGCGACGTGGTTTCCGGTGTCCTGGAATCCGCCGGCCGGACGACGCGCCACGGCGAACTGGGCACCACCGAGTGGTACACGGTCCACGGCGGCGCGAAGGGCGCCGAGCGGGCTGCGTGGCAGCACACCGGACTTCCGCCGTACGCGCGGGAGTTGGCCGACCGGGTCGCCTTCGCCTGGCGCGCCATGGACGCGTTCTACGAGGAGGACGAACGCATCCTCGGCCACGCGGCGGACGCGTATCACCGAATCGACATCCGAGACACGTCACGCGAGTTGGTGGTGCGTGACGGCGAGCGCGTGGTGGCACACACCCAACACCCGTTCGTGCTCTACGAATCGGGCTTCGCCCCGCGCTGGTACGTCCCGCGCGCCGACATCGACGAGACCGCGCTGACGCCCGTCGAGGGACAGACCTTCTGTCCCTACAAGGGGCTGGCCGACTACTACTCGATCGGCGGCGCCAAGGGCGCGGCGTGGTGCTACCGCGACGCGTACGCGCAGGTGCGGCGCATCTCGGACCTGGTCTCCTTCGAGCCGGACGAGATCGCGGTCTTCCTCGACGGCGAACGCCAGACACCGGCACCCGGCCAGACGGTTTTCGCGCACGGAGCGGACCGCGGGCTCAACGCGGACGAAGGACGTACGAGGTAA
- a CDS encoding LacI family DNA-binding transcriptional regulator → MNIGEIARRAGVSRSTVSYVLSGKRQVSEQVRERVNRVIEESGYRPSATARALAHGSPKTFGLVIPPMRGHLSVDQLQFVGAVAEAAADHDYDILLSPTGEGREAAFDRMVGERRVDGVIVMETLLHDTRVSRLVEHGLPFVTIGRTGSEEAHGWVDLDYAGLVTAAVERLRALGHRRVALVNRPQALLDREYGPAFRALDAFEKTVAEHDLLGRALCCEDDEQAGADCVAELFATDGTPSGIVAVNERSLAGVVRALHARGSRIPDDVSVLAVTSENNARSLTPEITAADVPTAEMGRHAVESLLRLVADPAAEPAHILLAPPFVDRRSHAPAPGSAAGG, encoded by the coding sequence GTGAACATCGGTGAGATCGCCCGCAGGGCCGGTGTGTCGCGCAGTACGGTCTCCTATGTCCTGAGCGGCAAACGGCAGGTGTCGGAGCAGGTCAGGGAGCGGGTGAACCGCGTCATCGAGGAGTCCGGCTACCGGCCGAGCGCCACGGCGCGGGCCCTGGCGCACGGTTCGCCGAAGACCTTCGGTCTGGTCATCCCGCCCATGCGGGGCCATCTCAGCGTCGACCAGCTCCAGTTCGTCGGCGCCGTGGCCGAGGCGGCGGCCGATCACGACTACGACATCCTCCTGTCACCCACCGGCGAGGGCCGGGAGGCGGCCTTCGACCGGATGGTCGGCGAGCGCAGGGTCGACGGTGTCATCGTGATGGAGACCCTGCTGCACGACACCCGGGTCAGCCGGCTCGTCGAACACGGGCTGCCGTTCGTCACCATCGGACGCACCGGCAGCGAGGAGGCCCACGGCTGGGTCGACCTCGACTACGCGGGTCTCGTCACCGCTGCGGTGGAGCGGCTGCGGGCGCTCGGCCACCGCCGTGTCGCGCTCGTCAACCGCCCGCAGGCACTGCTGGACCGGGAGTACGGTCCGGCTTTCCGCGCGCTGGACGCCTTCGAGAAGACCGTCGCCGAACACGACCTGCTCGGACGCGCGTTGTGCTGCGAGGACGACGAACAGGCCGGCGCCGACTGCGTCGCCGAACTCTTCGCCACCGACGGCACACCCAGTGGCATCGTCGCCGTGAACGAACGCTCGCTCGCCGGTGTGGTGCGGGCTCTCCACGCGCGCGGATCGAGGATCCCCGACGACGTGTCGGTGCTGGCGGTGACGTCCGAGAACAATGCCCGTAGCCTCACCCCGGAGATCACCGCCGCCGACGTACCCACCGCCGAGATGGGCCGGCACGCGGTCGAGTCCCTGCTCAGGCTGGTCGCTGACCCCGCCGCCGAGCCCGCCCACATCCTGCTCGCGCCGCCCTTCGTCGACCGCCGAAGCCACGCCCCCGCCCCCGGATCCGCGGCGGGCGGCTGA
- a CDS encoding beta-xylosidase — protein sequence MPHLPPGRPGRQRRTVRSALLAVVSVVMAAGLFAAPPAGAADPQPLTVDLNHTVGAVTGAGSGFLYGLTEDGSGPDDSLLGPLKPTSARGGGARLDGGGWAGDGYSAGSGYQRRLNSAVNQARRITGAPYNGTYDLLVSDIWGADTTQAADTVYPCANDDCANWRSFVRRLADDVAASGVRVRFDIWNEPTGAFFPPGFNTPQYYAMWDSAVQELRAHDGNSAIVGPSLWDFSPGNISPFLDHTKAAGTLPTILNWHFSNTPVADAQSIRDLLAAKGISGLSLTMNEYLHADEQHAGFQAWYLTQLAKSGIASASRGIWDDCCVAGTLDGVLVRDGSGALRRTGQWWVYQAYADLTGSRVSSDTTGSVDAVAAVDASRRRAGVLIGDSSGGSPAVDLRVDGLTSAAVAGPGGVRVTVQRIPDQNPLDQPVTVDTRTVPAGTTSVHIPVTWQSAQDAFQVTVTPAA from the coding sequence GTGCCGCACCTTCCCCCTGGACGGCCTGGACGGCAGCGACGGACCGTCCGCAGCGCCCTGCTGGCCGTCGTCTCCGTCGTGATGGCAGCCGGACTCTTCGCAGCGCCGCCGGCCGGCGCCGCCGACCCGCAGCCCCTCACCGTCGACCTCAACCACACCGTGGGAGCCGTCACCGGTGCGGGCTCCGGGTTCCTCTACGGCCTCACCGAGGACGGCAGCGGCCCCGACGACAGCCTGCTCGGCCCGCTCAAGCCGACCTCCGCGCGCGGCGGCGGCGCCCGGCTCGACGGCGGCGGCTGGGCGGGCGACGGCTACTCCGCGGGCAGCGGGTATCAACGGCGGCTGAACTCCGCCGTCAACCAGGCCCGCCGGATCACCGGCGCACCGTACAACGGCACGTACGACCTGCTCGTCAGCGACATCTGGGGTGCCGACACCACCCAGGCCGCCGACACGGTCTACCCCTGTGCGAACGACGACTGCGCCAACTGGCGCAGCTTCGTACGGCGGCTGGCCGACGACGTGGCGGCCTCCGGTGTCCGGGTGCGCTTCGACATCTGGAACGAACCCACCGGAGCGTTCTTCCCACCGGGCTTCAACACCCCGCAGTACTACGCCATGTGGGACAGCGCGGTCCAGGAACTGCGTGCGCACGACGGCAACAGCGCCATCGTCGGCCCGTCGCTCTGGGACTTCAGCCCCGGCAACATCTCGCCGTTCCTCGACCACACCAAAGCGGCGGGCACACTGCCCACCATCCTGAACTGGCACTTCAGCAACACACCTGTCGCCGACGCGCAGAGCATCCGCGATCTGCTCGCCGCCAAGGGCATCAGCGGGCTGAGCCTCACCATGAACGAATACCTGCACGCCGACGAACAGCACGCCGGATTCCAGGCGTGGTACCTGACCCAGCTCGCGAAGTCCGGCATCGCCTCCGCGTCGCGCGGCATCTGGGACGACTGCTGTGTCGCCGGCACCCTCGACGGCGTACTCGTGCGCGACGGCTCAGGTGCGCTGCGCCGTACCGGTCAGTGGTGGGTCTACCAGGCGTACGCCGACCTGACCGGCAGCCGCGTCAGCTCGGACACGACGGGTTCGGTGGACGCCGTCGCGGCCGTGGACGCCTCCCGGCGCCGGGCGGGTGTGCTCATCGGTGACTCGTCGGGCGGCAGCCCGGCGGTGGACCTGCGGGTGGACGGGCTGACCTCGGCCGCCGTGGCGGGACCCGGCGGTGTGCGCGTCACCGTCCAGCGCATCCCCGATCAGAACCCGCTGGACCAGCCGGTCACCGTCGACACGAGGACGGTGCCCGCGGGGACGACGAGCGTGCACATTCCCGTCACCTGGCAGTCCGCACAGGACGCGTTCCAGGTGACGGTCACGCCTGCGGCCTGA
- a CDS encoding glycoside hydrolase family 31 protein, which yields MSPSGTPAIEYTCQDHTLRVEPWGDDSVRVRVARHTVQDGLPGALSDEPAPTAAERHDTADGTSVLTVGRLRVELSPQGHLTFLRASDGGELLREVPGHFAWPGPRQFTPVGDGHYRLDQRFAAYDDERFYGLGQHSHGRLDHKHMVLDLVQRNGEVTIPFALSSRGYGLLWNQPAVGRVELAANGTRWVADAARQIDYWFTAGPAPDRILARYADATGHAPVLPDWALGLWQSKLRYRDQAELLAVAREYKRRGLPLSVIAVDYFHWNHLGDWSFDPADWPDPAAMVGELADLGVRPLLSVWPSVSPLSDNFTAMHEQGLLVGTEQGLPFHHTFPDAEFEGRSLPVAFYDPTEPRARDFVWDRVKENYYDLGFRVWWLDACEPEIFPEQYSHLRFAAGPGRAVANLYPRDHVKGFYEHTRAQNALDPAAPGADEAPVSLVRSAWAGSQRYGAALWSGDIPATFDALAAQIRAGLSAGLSGIPWWTTDIGGFHGGDPDDEDYRELVLRWFQFGVFCPLLRLHGHREPRGTFAAGHSGGPNELWSYGDKAYAVLRDQLALRERLQDYLRVQMRRAADTGLPPMRPLFVDFPDDPRAWDVEDQFLCGPDLLIAPVTRLGEREREVYLPSGTSWTDTSTGTVHEGGRTVRAAAPVERIPVFARGGASFPEPAGTRA from the coding sequence GTGTCCCCTTCCGGCACACCCGCCATCGAATACACCTGCCAGGACCACACCCTGCGGGTCGAACCGTGGGGCGACGACAGCGTCCGCGTCCGTGTCGCCCGGCACACCGTCCAGGACGGACTGCCCGGCGCCCTGTCGGACGAGCCCGCCCCCACCGCCGCCGAGCGGCACGACACAGCCGACGGCACGTCCGTCCTCACCGTCGGACGGCTGCGCGTCGAACTCTCGCCGCAAGGTCATCTGACGTTCCTGCGGGCCTCGGACGGGGGCGAGTTGCTCCGCGAGGTGCCGGGACACTTCGCCTGGCCGGGGCCGCGCCAGTTCACCCCCGTGGGTGACGGCCACTACCGCCTCGACCAGCGGTTCGCCGCATACGACGACGAGCGCTTCTACGGTCTCGGCCAGCACTCGCACGGCCGCCTCGACCACAAGCACATGGTCCTCGACCTCGTGCAGCGCAACGGCGAGGTCACCATCCCCTTCGCGCTCTCCTCACGCGGCTACGGACTGCTCTGGAACCAGCCCGCCGTGGGGCGCGTCGAGCTGGCCGCCAACGGCACCCGCTGGGTCGCGGACGCCGCGCGGCAGATCGACTACTGGTTCACCGCCGGGCCCGCGCCCGACCGGATACTCGCCCGCTACGCCGACGCCACGGGCCACGCACCCGTCCTGCCCGACTGGGCGCTCGGCCTCTGGCAGTCCAAACTCCGCTACCGAGACCAGGCGGAACTCCTCGCCGTGGCAAGGGAGTACAAGCGTCGCGGGCTGCCGCTCTCCGTCATCGCCGTCGACTACTTCCACTGGAACCACCTCGGTGACTGGAGCTTCGACCCAGCCGACTGGCCCGACCCCGCGGCCATGGTCGGCGAACTCGCCGATCTCGGTGTGCGTCCGCTGCTGTCGGTGTGGCCCTCCGTGAGCCCGCTCAGCGACAACTTCACCGCCATGCACGAACAGGGCCTGCTCGTCGGTACCGAACAAGGCCTGCCCTTCCACCACACCTTCCCCGACGCCGAGTTCGAGGGCCGCTCGCTGCCCGTCGCCTTCTACGACCCCACCGAGCCGCGCGCCCGCGACTTCGTCTGGGACCGTGTCAAGGAGAACTACTACGACCTGGGGTTCCGGGTCTGGTGGCTGGACGCCTGCGAACCCGAGATCTTCCCCGAGCAGTACTCCCACCTGCGCTTCGCCGCGGGACCCGGCCGCGCCGTGGCCAATCTGTACCCGCGCGACCACGTCAAGGGCTTCTACGAGCACACCCGCGCACAGAACGCACTCGACCCGGCAGCGCCCGGCGCGGACGAGGCACCCGTCAGCCTCGTCCGGTCCGCCTGGGCCGGCAGCCAGCGCTACGGCGCGGCGCTGTGGTCCGGTGACATACCCGCCACGTTCGACGCGCTCGCCGCCCAGATACGCGCGGGGCTCAGCGCCGGCCTCAGCGGCATCCCGTGGTGGACCACCGACATCGGCGGCTTCCACGGCGGCGACCCTGACGACGAGGACTACCGCGAACTGGTGCTGCGCTGGTTCCAGTTCGGGGTGTTCTGCCCGCTGCTCCGACTGCACGGACACCGTGAGCCGCGCGGCACCTTCGCCGCGGGGCACTCCGGAGGGCCCAACGAGCTGTGGTCGTACGGCGACAAGGCGTACGCCGTGCTGCGCGACCAACTCGCCCTGCGCGAACGTCTCCAGGACTACCTCCGCGTCCAGATGCGGCGTGCCGCCGACACCGGACTCCCGCCCATGCGGCCCCTGTTCGTCGACTTCCCGGACGACCCGCGGGCCTGGGACGTCGAGGACCAGTTCCTCTGCGGCCCCGACCTGCTGATCGCCCCGGTCACCCGGCTCGGGGAGCGTGAGCGCGAGGTCTACCTGCCGAGCGGCACCTCCTGGACCGACACCAGCACCGGAACGGTCCACGAAGGCGGCCGGACCGTACGGGCGGCCGCACCCGTCGAACGCATCCCCGTCTTCGCCCGCGGCGGCGCAAGCTTCCCCGAGCCGGCCGGAACCCGGGCCTGA
- a CDS encoding alpha/beta fold hydrolase yields MSVVHHRYATVDGQRLFYREAGPADAPAVVLLHGFPTSSFMFRDLVPELAERYHVIAPDHLGFGLSDAPAADRFDYTFDALTDLTKGLLDQLGVDRFAIYVQDYGAPIGWRLALGSPASVTAVISQNGNAYDSGFVEGFWTTVWDYQREQTPETEAAIRTALTLDAIKWQYVTGVPDESVVSPDTWHHDHQLVSRPGNDEIQLALFRDYATNSPLYPAVHTYFREHRPPLLAVWGKNDPIFGPAGAAAFRDDLPDAQVHLLDGGHFLLESALHETSRLIGSFLDKAGLPA; encoded by the coding sequence ATGAGCGTCGTACACCACCGCTACGCGACCGTGGACGGGCAGCGGCTCTTCTACCGGGAGGCAGGCCCGGCGGATGCCCCGGCGGTCGTTCTGCTGCACGGCTTCCCGACCAGTTCGTTCATGTTCCGCGATCTCGTCCCCGAGCTGGCGGAGCGTTACCACGTCATCGCCCCCGACCACCTGGGCTTCGGCCTCTCGGACGCGCCTGCCGCCGACCGGTTCGACTACACGTTCGACGCGCTGACCGACCTCACCAAGGGGCTGCTCGACCAGCTCGGTGTCGACCGCTTCGCGATCTACGTACAGGACTACGGTGCGCCCATCGGCTGGCGGCTGGCCCTCGGCAGTCCCGCGTCGGTCACCGCCGTCATCAGCCAGAACGGCAACGCCTACGACAGCGGATTCGTCGAGGGCTTCTGGACGACCGTGTGGGACTACCAGCGCGAGCAGACCCCCGAGACCGAGGCCGCGATCCGTACCGCGCTCACACTCGACGCCATCAAGTGGCAGTACGTCACGGGCGTCCCCGACGAGAGCGTGGTGAGCCCCGACACCTGGCACCACGACCACCAGCTGGTCTCGCGCCCGGGCAACGACGAGATCCAGCTGGCGCTGTTCCGCGACTACGCGACCAACTCGCCCCTCTACCCCGCCGTGCACACGTACTTCCGCGAGCACCGGCCCCCACTGCTGGCCGTCTGGGGCAAGAACGACCCCATCTTCGGCCCTGCGGGGGCGGCGGCGTTCCGCGACGATCTCCCCGACGCCCAGGTCCATCTGCTCGACGGCGGCCACTTCCTCCTCGAAAGCGCCCTCCACGAGACGAGCCGGCTGATCGGCTCCTTCCTCGACAAGGCCGGTCTCCCGGCCTGA
- a CDS encoding carbohydrate ABC transporter permease, protein MARVRTTVGVLVVAVMLFPLYWMINASFQTNEQLARRSALWLPLGGTLGGYRDAFAQQGGHLLASIVVGAGATVLTLVLATPAAYALALLKAPGGKALLSVLLIVQLVPGIVMANALYRIFSSAGILDSAPALILADSTLAVPFAVLILRAFMISIPGELLEAAALDGAGAVRAFLRIVLPMSRNALITAGLFAFLFAWGDFLFATTLNLSSTTWTPITVGLYNYIGAGTNTTSWNSVMATAVISSLPAAVLLVVAQRHVAAGLSTGAVKD, encoded by the coding sequence ATGGCCCGCGTCAGGACCACCGTCGGTGTCCTCGTCGTCGCTGTGATGCTGTTCCCGCTGTACTGGATGATCAACGCGTCCTTCCAGACCAACGAGCAGCTGGCCAGGCGCTCGGCGCTCTGGCTGCCGCTCGGCGGCACCCTCGGCGGCTACCGCGACGCCTTCGCCCAGCAGGGCGGACATCTGCTCGCCTCGATCGTCGTCGGGGCCGGGGCGACCGTACTGACACTGGTCCTCGCCACCCCCGCCGCATACGCGCTCGCCCTGCTCAAGGCGCCCGGCGGCAAAGCCCTGTTGAGCGTCCTGCTGATCGTCCAGCTCGTCCCCGGCATCGTCATGGCCAACGCGCTGTACCGGATCTTCTCCTCGGCGGGGATCCTCGACTCGGCGCCCGCCCTGATCCTCGCGGACTCCACCCTGGCGGTGCCCTTCGCCGTGCTGATCCTGCGCGCCTTCATGATCTCCATCCCCGGCGAACTCCTGGAGGCCGCCGCACTCGACGGCGCAGGGGCGGTACGCGCCTTCCTGCGCATCGTGCTGCCGATGTCCCGCAACGCGCTGATCACAGCGGGTCTCTTCGCCTTCCTCTTCGCGTGGGGCGACTTCCTCTTCGCCACCACCCTCAACCTCAGCTCCACGACCTGGACCCCGATCACCGTGGGCCTCTACAACTACATCGGCGCCGGCACCAACACGACCAGCTGGAACTCGGTGATGGCCACCGCCGTCATCTCCTCGCTCCCGGCCGCCGTCCTGCTCGTCGTCGCACAACGGCATGTGGCCGCCGGTCTGTCCACCGGCGCGGTCAAGGACTGA